A window of the Lactuca sativa cultivar Salinas chromosome 5, Lsat_Salinas_v11, whole genome shotgun sequence genome harbors these coding sequences:
- the LOC111881856 gene encoding putative RING-H2 finger protein ATL71 yields the protein MAGKIPGLEVARRRRFHGWSDSSFTINSALGYTRSRVSYHTHLTSTPCSHRSSDEDGKLGCVARKAKQRLDGKLRGHWKSEISSQEKSEIETKPSNCMEVGDMQMEIFGLKKNGSKRFSWGILGLNWKSSDQNECAVCLEKFKFNEKLTRMPCAHRFHSMCLLPWLKSNAHCPCCRTSVLGSN from the exons ATGGCTGGTAAGATACCTGGACTCGAAGTCGCTCGTCGGAGGAGGTTCCATGGGTGGTCTGATTCTTCGTTTACTATCAATTCTGCTCTTGGGTATACGCGAAGTAGAGTTTCTTACCATACCCATCTCACCTCCACTCCTTGCTCG CATAGAAgctcagatgaagatgggaagcTAGGATGTGTAGCAAGAAAAGCCAAACAAAGACTTGATGGGAAGCTCAGAGGCCACTGGAAATCTGAAATAAGCAG CCAAGAAAAGTCAGAAATTGAGACAAAGCCAAGTAATTGTATGGAGGTGGGAGATATGCAAATGGAGATTTTTGGTTTGAAAAAGAATGGATCAAAGAGGTTTAGTTGGGGTATCTTAGGGTTGAATTGGAAGTCTTCGGATCAAAATGAGTGTGCGGTTTGTTTGGAAAAATTCAAGTTCAATGAGAAGTTAACTCGTATGCCTTGTGCACATAGGTTTCATTCCATGTGTTTGTTACCTTGGTTGAAGAGCAATGCACATTGCCCTTGTTGTAGAACAAGTGTTTTGGGTTCGAATTGA